In one Alnus glutinosa chromosome 14, dhAlnGlut1.1, whole genome shotgun sequence genomic region, the following are encoded:
- the LOC133857596 gene encoding uncharacterized protein LOC133857596, producing the protein MASSKVVSRLSSRLQPLAFNLGKRSLAPELSPLKSCSQSQASASAPARRFSRISRLPLELSSVETMTPLHSAIASARLISSLSAESNSWCLVPQGISMPL; encoded by the exons ATGGCGTCATCAAAGGTCGTCTCGAGGTTATCGTCGCGATTACAGCCACTCGCTTTCAATCTCGGCAAAAGATCGCTCGCGCCCGAACTTTCTCCGCTCAAATCGTGCTCTCAGTCGCAGGCCTCTGCCTCTGCCCCCGCCAGACGCTTTTCCCGCATTTCTCG ATTACCGTTGGAGTTAAGCAGCGTGGAAACGATGACGCCGTTGCACAGTGCGATAGCTTCGGCGCGACTAATCTCGAGCTTGTCGGCCGAATCAAATAGCTGGTGTTTAGTTCCGCAAG